From Bifidobacterium longum subsp. longum JCM 1217, one genomic window encodes:
- a CDS encoding glycoside-pentoside-hexuronide (GPH):cation symporter — protein MSVSQSPESESQSPNPAGDESGQINRPTKAETLRRRAAYAFGNLGQSAFYNALSTYFVVYVTSVLFVNVEKALATKLIALITSLIVIIRIAEIFLDPLLGNLVDNTNTRFGRFRPWQFIGGLVSAVLLVMVYTGLFGLVNVNQTWFIVLFVVVFIVLDVFYSMRDISYWGMIPAISSDSHERSVYTALGTFTGSIGYNGSTIVVVPIVTTFSFMFTGSRAESQSGWTAFGIITALLGILTAWTVAFGTKENESVLRSRADQSGNPLQAFAAIVKNDQLLWVALSYLLYAVANVATNGVMFYLFKFVLNLPDAFAITGVIPVIAGLVMAPLYPALNRRIPRRYLFCGGMVLMAIGYVLFILDSASLPVVIVALILFYLPGTFIQMTAILSLTDSIEYGQLKTGKRNEAVTLSVRPMLDKIAGALSNGIVGFVAVAAGMVGSATAADMTAANVRTFETFAFYIPLAFIVLSLLVFMFTVKIDEKMHERIVIELEEKLGVDSLDD, from the coding sequence ATGTCCGTTTCGCAGTCACCGGAGAGCGAATCCCAATCACCGAATCCGGCCGGAGATGAATCCGGCCAGATAAATCGTCCTACCAAAGCAGAGACTCTGAGGCGCCGTGCCGCCTATGCTTTCGGTAATCTAGGCCAGTCGGCGTTCTATAACGCGCTGAGCACCTATTTCGTCGTTTACGTGACCAGCGTGCTGTTCGTCAATGTCGAGAAAGCCTTGGCCACCAAACTCATCGCACTGATCACAAGCCTTATCGTGATAATCCGTATCGCAGAGATCTTCCTTGACCCGTTACTGGGTAACTTGGTGGACAACACCAACACCCGCTTCGGCCGGTTCCGCCCGTGGCAGTTCATCGGCGGCTTGGTCTCCGCCGTGCTGCTCGTCATGGTCTACACCGGTCTGTTCGGGCTGGTCAACGTGAACCAGACTTGGTTCATCGTGCTGTTCGTCGTGGTGTTCATCGTCCTCGACGTGTTCTATTCGATGCGTGACATCTCCTACTGGGGCATGATTCCCGCCATCTCCTCCGACTCGCACGAACGCAGCGTATATACTGCGCTCGGTACGTTCACCGGTTCGATTGGCTATAACGGCAGCACCATTGTCGTGGTACCGATCGTGACCACTTTCAGTTTCATGTTCACTGGTTCTCGCGCCGAAAGTCAGTCGGGCTGGACGGCATTCGGCATCATCACCGCATTGCTCGGCATCCTGACCGCATGGACCGTGGCGTTCGGCACCAAGGAAAACGAAAGCGTCCTACGTTCCAGGGCAGATCAGAGCGGCAACCCGCTGCAGGCGTTCGCCGCTATCGTAAAAAATGACCAGCTGCTGTGGGTGGCGTTGAGCTACCTGCTGTATGCAGTGGCGAATGTGGCCACCAACGGCGTGATGTTCTATCTGTTCAAGTTCGTGCTTAACCTGCCGGATGCCTTCGCCATCACCGGCGTGATCCCCGTGATCGCGGGCTTGGTCATGGCGCCGCTCTACCCGGCCCTGAACCGCCGCATACCGCGCCGATACCTGTTCTGCGGCGGCATGGTACTTATGGCAATCGGCTATGTGCTGTTCATTCTCGATTCGGCCAGCCTGCCCGTGGTGATCGTGGCGTTGATTCTGTTCTACCTGCCTGGCACGTTCATCCAGATGACCGCGATCCTCTCCCTGACCGATTCCATCGAATACGGCCAGCTCAAGACCGGCAAGCGCAACGAGGCCGTAACCCTCTCCGTGCGTCCGATGCTCGACAAGATCGCGGGCGCGCTGTCCAACGGCATCGTCGGCTTCGTGGCCGTGGCCGCCGGTATGGTCGGCTCCGCCACCGCCGCCGACATGACCGCCGCCAACGTGCGCACCTTCGAGACCTTCGCGTTCTACATCCCGCTTGCCTTCATCGTGCTGAGTCTTCTCGTCTTCATGTTCACGGTGAAGATCGACGAAAAGATGCACGAGCGCATTGTCATCGAGCTGGAAGAGAAGCTCGGTGTGGACAGCCTCGACGATTAG
- a CDS encoding glycoside hydrolase family 2 TIM barrel-domain containing protein, producing MQHPIPTTIASSDWLTDPTVFAVNREPAHSDHRFYDHVPQPNETMSLKQNLDGLWNVAVTTAPVFGFPMNDSGNAESPDFTATDYDDTGFSRIAVPSTLETKGLLNHKYVNVQYPWDGHSDPKAPNIPTDSHVAIYRRTFETSTPVSAAIENKRRITLTFHGASTAIYVWLNGSFVGYAEDSYTPSEFDVTEALISGTNTLAVACYEYATASWLEDQDFWRMHGLFRSVELTAQPTVHIEDLHITADFEATTHAGTIDAHAVIRNIAGAKQLSAALMDANGTPVWQDSYAMSDIVDTSGVPCCGTADTAIDSTAVQFRANLSNIRPWSAEKPHLYTLTLTVRAADNSIIEVVPQRLGFRHFEIVDGIMRLNGKRIIFRGANRHEFDARLGRAITEQEMLTDIITCKRNNINAIRTSHYPNQTRFYELCDEYGLYLIDETNLETHGSWTIPGDVETPETAIPGSNPIWEGPCVDRIASMIGRDRNHPSVLIWSLGNESYAGEVFRAMYRFAHAADSTRPVHYEGVVHDRPFDDVTDIETRMYAKPAEIEEYLTNDPKKPYISCEYMHAMGNSVGGMHLYTELERYPHYQGGFIWDFIDQALWQQLDDGTERLTYGGDWDDRPCDYEFAGDGLVFADHSPSPKLQEVKRLYAPVVLTVSDHDVTIENRNLFVSTIDFAFTAKLLADGNAIWQADYRFDVPAGETRTFPIDFPSVDAAGEITYEVDQSLATATPWAPAGYELAFGQHTVQSVVPASAGTDSTACGAVPSTADSDTSDTGTVTVGRWNIGVVSGDGRTEALLSRTQGGMVSFKRDGREMVLRRPAITCFRPLTDNDRGNGSGFDRVRWFGAGRYARIANQQFSQTETGVIAEYTYTLAEPGETQVAVRYEVDAASGRVHLAARYAGATDAPTLPAFGLEWTLPKQYENLRFYGLGPEETYRDRLHGGKLGIFERTAAEDNAPYLVPQETGNHEDLRWAEVLDAQGHGMRISQAGSEHFAASLLPYSSLMLEEATHQNELPPVRHTFLRLLAAQMGVGGDDSWGAPVHEQYQLPADRAYTLDVNLELF from the coding sequence ATGCAGCATCCCATCCCCACCACCATCGCATCATCTGATTGGCTCACCGATCCGACCGTATTCGCCGTCAACCGCGAACCAGCCCATTCCGACCATCGCTTCTACGATCACGTACCGCAGCCGAACGAAACGATGAGCCTCAAGCAAAACCTTGACGGCTTGTGGAATGTCGCCGTGACGACCGCCCCGGTTTTCGGCTTCCCCATGAACGATTCCGGCAACGCTGAATCTCCGGATTTCACCGCAACCGATTATGACGACACCGGTTTCAGCCGCATCGCCGTTCCCTCAACACTGGAAACCAAGGGCTTGCTGAACCATAAGTACGTCAACGTGCAGTACCCCTGGGATGGCCACAGCGACCCCAAGGCTCCCAACATCCCCACTGATAGTCACGTAGCCATTTACCGCCGCACTTTCGAGACAAGCACCCCCGTCTCCGCCGCCATCGAAAACAAGCGCCGCATCACGCTGACCTTCCACGGCGCCTCCACCGCCATCTACGTCTGGCTCAACGGCTCCTTCGTCGGCTACGCCGAGGACTCCTACACACCCAGCGAATTCGACGTCACCGAGGCACTGATTTCCGGAACCAATACACTGGCCGTGGCCTGCTATGAATACGCCACCGCAAGTTGGCTGGAAGATCAGGACTTTTGGCGCATGCACGGTCTGTTCCGCTCCGTTGAACTCACCGCGCAACCCACTGTGCACATCGAAGACCTGCACATCACCGCCGATTTCGAGGCGACCACCCATGCCGGCACCATCGACGCCCATGCCGTGATCCGCAACATCGCCGGCGCCAAGCAGCTCAGCGCCGCACTCATGGATGCCAACGGCACGCCGGTCTGGCAGGATTCCTATGCCATGTCCGACATCGTCGACACCTCCGGCGTACCCTGCTGCGGCACCGCAGACACCGCGATCGACAGCACCGCCGTGCAATTCCGCGCGAATCTGTCCAACATTCGTCCATGGAGCGCCGAAAAGCCCCACTTGTACACGCTGACGCTTACCGTGCGCGCAGCAGACAACAGCATCATCGAAGTGGTGCCGCAACGTCTCGGCTTCCGCCATTTCGAAATCGTTGACGGCATTATGCGGCTCAACGGCAAGCGCATCATCTTCCGCGGCGCCAACCGCCACGAGTTCGACGCGCGTTTGGGCCGTGCCATCACCGAGCAGGAGATGCTCACCGACATCATCACCTGCAAGCGCAACAATATCAACGCTATTCGCACCTCCCACTACCCGAATCAGACGAGATTCTACGAACTGTGCGATGAATACGGCCTGTACCTGATCGACGAGACGAACCTTGAGACCCACGGCAGCTGGACCATTCCCGGTGATGTGGAGACCCCTGAAACCGCCATTCCGGGCAGCAATCCCATCTGGGAAGGCCCTTGCGTGGACCGTATCGCCAGCATGATCGGGCGCGACCGCAATCATCCGAGCGTACTGATCTGGTCTCTGGGTAACGAATCGTACGCAGGCGAGGTGTTCCGCGCGATGTACCGCTTCGCTCACGCGGCCGACTCCACGCGACCCGTGCATTACGAAGGCGTGGTGCATGACCGCCCCTTTGACGACGTGACCGACATCGAGACCCGCATGTATGCCAAGCCCGCGGAAATCGAGGAATATCTGACCAATGATCCGAAGAAGCCCTATATCTCCTGCGAATATATGCACGCCATGGGCAATTCGGTCGGCGGCATGCATCTGTACACCGAGCTGGAGCGTTATCCGCATTATCAGGGCGGCTTTATCTGGGACTTCATCGATCAGGCCCTGTGGCAGCAGCTGGACGACGGCACCGAACGCCTGACCTACGGTGGCGACTGGGACGATCGTCCCTGCGACTATGAGTTCGCCGGCGACGGCCTAGTCTTCGCCGACCACTCTCCCTCACCGAAGCTGCAAGAGGTCAAGCGTCTGTACGCTCCCGTGGTACTGACCGTAAGCGACCACGATGTGACCATCGAAAACCGCAATCTGTTCGTCTCCACCATTGATTTCGCGTTCACGGCGAAACTGCTGGCGGACGGCAATGCCATCTGGCAGGCCGACTACCGCTTTGATGTGCCCGCCGGCGAGACCCGCACCTTCCCGATTGACTTCCCGTCGGTGGACGCCGCTGGCGAAATCACCTATGAGGTCGATCAGTCGCTGGCAACGGCAACACCGTGGGCACCAGCCGGCTATGAACTGGCGTTCGGCCAACACACCGTTCAGTCAGTCGTGCCGGCTTCCGCCGGAACCGATTCGACCGCGTGCGGCGCGGTTCCCTCCACGGCTGATTCCGATACTTCCGATACCGGTACAGTAACGGTTGGCCGCTGGAACATCGGCGTGGTCAGCGGTGACGGACGTACCGAAGCGTTGCTTTCACGCACGCAGGGCGGCATGGTGTCATTCAAGCGTGACGGTCGCGAAATGGTGTTGCGCCGTCCGGCGATCACCTGCTTCCGCCCGCTGACCGACAATGATCGCGGCAATGGCAGCGGCTTCGACCGCGTGCGCTGGTTCGGTGCCGGCCGTTATGCACGTATAGCGAATCAGCAGTTCTCGCAAACCGAGACTGGTGTCATCGCCGAATACACATATACGTTGGCCGAGCCGGGCGAAACCCAAGTTGCCGTGCGCTATGAGGTGGATGCCGCCAGCGGACGTGTACATCTGGCCGCCCGATATGCCGGTGCCACCGATGCGCCGACGCTGCCGGCATTCGGATTGGAATGGACACTTCCCAAGCAGTACGAGAACCTGCGCTTCTACGGCCTTGGCCCCGAGGAGACCTATCGCGACCGTCTGCACGGTGGCAAGCTCGGCATTTTCGAGCGCACCGCGGCCGAAGACAATGCACCGTATCTGGTGCCGCAGGAGACCGGCAACCATGAAGACTTGCGTTGGGCCGAAGTGCTTGACGCCCAAGGACACGGCATGCGTATCAGCCAGGCCGGCAGCGAACATTTCGCGGCGAGCCTGTTGCCGTACAGCTCGCTCATGCTGGAAGAGGCGACCCACCAGAACGAGTTGCCGCCGGTCCGTCACACGTTCCTGCGCCTGTTGGCCGCGCAAATGGGCGTGGGCGGAGACGATTCATGGGGCGCGCCCGTCCATGAGCAGTACCAGCTGCCCGCCGATCGCGCCTACACGCTCGACGTGAATCTGGAACTGTTCTAA
- the ileS gene encoding mupirocin-resistant isoleucine--tRNA ligase, with protein sequence MSENVYPKANEGGETAHVAPNPSFPDMEETVLDYWDKDDTFQKSVERNPSGDHSQNEFVFFDGPPFANGLPHYGHLLTGYAKDVIPRYQTMKGRKVNRVFGWDTHGLPAELEAQKELGIDSVDQIEKMGIDKFNDACRASVLKYTNEWQNYVHRQARWVDFEHGYKTLNIPYMESVMWAFKQLYDKGLAYQGYRVLPYCPKDRTPLSAHELRMDADVYQDRQDTTVSVAVKMRDEDDAYAVFWTTTPWTVPTNFAIVVGADIDYVEVRPTEGKFAGKKFYLGKDLLPHYEKELGENYEVVRELKGSELEGRRYYPVFPYFAGETAESEGHVPGPNGYTIFTADYVDTVEGTGLVHQAPYGEDDMNTLNAKGIKSTDVLDDGCRFTAQCPDYEGDFVFDANLPILRNLRAGDGPLASIPEERRAILFQEKSYVHSYPHCWRCATPLIYKPVSSWFVSVTKIKPHLLELNQQINWIPGNVKDGQFGKWLANARDWSISRNRFWGSPIPVWVSDDPKYPRVDVYGSLEELKADFGDYPRDKDGNINMHRPWIDNLVRVNPDDPTGKSHMHRISDVLDCWFESGSMSFAQFHYPFENKEKFEQHFPADYIVEYIGQTRGWFYLLHVMATALFDRPAFKNVICHGIVLGSDGQKMSKHLRNYPDVNGVFDKYGSDAMRWFLMSSPILRGGNLIVTADGIRDTVRQVMLPVWSSYYFFTLYANAANGGAGFDARQLRADEVAGLPEMDRYLLARTRRLVLAAEKSLNEFAISDACDAVSDFIDVLTNWYIRNTRDRFWNEDASAFNTLYTVLEAFMRVLAPLAPMEAESVWRGLTGGESVHLADWPFVVDEKTGEDTELGRVLVDDPALVDAMEKVREVVSGTLSLRKAAKIRVRQPLSKLTVVVENVDAVKAYDELLKAELNIKNIEFSTLEDASAHGLKIVHELRVNARAAGPRLGKQVQFAIKASKSGDWHVDAASGAPVVSTPSGDLALVEGEYELINRVEEENATEAASSVSTALPTGGFAILDTALDADLLAEGYARDAIRAIQDARKDTGLDIADRISLVLTVPAADVAKVEQFKDLIAHETLATSFEVKEGAELAVEVAKA encoded by the coding sequence GTGAGCGAAAACGTATATCCCAAGGCGAACGAGGGCGGCGAGACCGCGCACGTCGCGCCGAACCCCAGCTTCCCCGACATGGAGGAGACCGTTCTCGACTACTGGGACAAGGACGACACCTTCCAGAAGTCCGTTGAACGCAACCCTTCCGGCGACCACAGCCAGAACGAATTCGTGTTCTTCGATGGCCCGCCTTTTGCGAACGGTCTGCCGCACTACGGCCACCTGCTGACCGGCTACGCCAAGGACGTGATCCCGCGCTACCAGACCATGAAGGGCCGCAAGGTCAACCGCGTGTTCGGCTGGGACACCCACGGCCTGCCCGCCGAGCTTGAGGCGCAGAAGGAACTCGGCATCGACTCGGTCGACCAGATCGAGAAGATGGGCATCGACAAGTTCAACGACGCCTGCCGCGCTTCCGTGCTGAAGTACACCAACGAATGGCAGAACTACGTGCATCGTCAGGCCCGTTGGGTGGACTTCGAGCACGGCTACAAGACCCTGAACATCCCGTACATGGAATCCGTGATGTGGGCCTTCAAGCAGCTCTACGACAAGGGCCTGGCCTACCAGGGCTACCGCGTGCTGCCGTACTGCCCGAAGGACCGCACGCCGCTGAGCGCGCACGAGCTGCGCATGGACGCCGACGTGTACCAGGACCGCCAGGACACCACCGTGTCCGTGGCCGTGAAGATGCGCGATGAAGACGACGCCTACGCCGTCTTCTGGACCACCACCCCGTGGACCGTGCCCACCAACTTCGCCATCGTGGTCGGCGCCGACATCGACTACGTCGAGGTCCGCCCGACCGAAGGCAAGTTCGCTGGCAAGAAGTTCTACCTCGGCAAGGACCTGCTGCCGCACTACGAGAAGGAACTCGGCGAGAACTACGAGGTCGTGCGCGAACTCAAGGGCTCCGAGCTGGAAGGCCGCCGCTACTACCCGGTCTTCCCGTACTTCGCGGGCGAGACGGCCGAATCCGAAGGCCATGTGCCCGGCCCGAACGGCTACACGATCTTCACTGCCGACTACGTCGACACCGTCGAAGGTACCGGTCTGGTTCACCAGGCCCCCTACGGTGAAGACGATATGAACACGCTGAATGCCAAGGGCATCAAGAGCACCGACGTGCTCGACGATGGCTGCCGCTTCACCGCGCAGTGCCCCGACTACGAGGGCGATTTCGTGTTCGACGCCAACCTGCCGATCCTGCGCAACCTGCGCGCCGGCGACGGCCCGCTCGCTTCCATCCCGGAAGAGCGCCGCGCGATCCTCTTCCAGGAGAAGAGCTACGTGCACTCCTACCCGCACTGCTGGCGCTGCGCCACCCCGCTGATCTACAAGCCGGTCTCCTCCTGGTTCGTGTCCGTGACCAAGATCAAGCCGCATCTGCTGGAATTGAACCAGCAGATCAACTGGATCCCGGGCAACGTCAAGGACGGCCAGTTCGGCAAGTGGCTCGCCAACGCGCGCGACTGGTCCATCTCCCGCAACCGCTTCTGGGGTTCCCCGATTCCGGTGTGGGTGAGTGACGATCCGAAGTACCCGCGTGTGGACGTTTACGGTTCTCTCGAAGAGCTCAAGGCCGACTTCGGTGACTACCCGCGCGACAAGGACGGCAACATCAACATGCACCGTCCGTGGATCGACAACCTGGTCCGCGTCAACCCGGACGACCCGACCGGCAAGTCGCACATGCACCGTATTTCCGATGTACTCGACTGCTGGTTCGAGTCCGGTTCCATGTCGTTCGCGCAGTTCCACTACCCGTTCGAGAACAAGGAGAAGTTCGAGCAGCACTTCCCGGCCGACTACATCGTGGAATACATCGGCCAGACCCGCGGCTGGTTCTACCTGCTGCACGTCATGGCGACCGCCCTGTTCGACCGCCCGGCGTTCAAGAACGTGATCTGCCACGGCATCGTGCTCGGCTCCGACGGCCAGAAGATGTCTAAGCACTTGCGCAACTACCCGGACGTGAACGGCGTGTTTGACAAGTACGGTTCCGACGCCATGCGCTGGTTCCTTATGTCTTCGCCGATTCTGCGCGGCGGCAACCTGATCGTCACCGCCGATGGCATCCGCGACACCGTGCGCCAGGTCATGTTGCCGGTGTGGAGCTCCTACTACTTCTTCACCTTGTACGCCAACGCGGCCAACGGCGGGGCCGGATTCGACGCCCGCCAGCTGCGCGCGGACGAGGTCGCCGGTCTGCCGGAGATGGACCGCTACCTGCTGGCCCGTACCCGTCGTCTGGTGCTGGCCGCCGAGAAGTCGCTGAACGAGTTCGCAATCTCCGACGCCTGCGATGCGGTCTCCGACTTCATCGACGTGCTCACCAACTGGTATATCCGCAACACCCGTGACCGTTTCTGGAATGAGGACGCTTCCGCGTTCAACACGCTGTACACCGTGCTTGAGGCGTTCATGCGCGTGCTTGCGCCGCTGGCCCCGATGGAAGCCGAGTCCGTGTGGCGTGGTCTGACCGGTGGCGAGTCCGTGCACCTGGCCGATTGGCCGTTCGTGGTGGACGAGAAGACCGGTGAAGACACCGAACTCGGCCGTGTGCTGGTCGACGATCCGGCCTTGGTGGACGCGATGGAGAAGGTGCGTGAGGTCGTCTCCGGCACCCTGTCCCTGCGCAAGGCCGCCAAGATCCGCGTGCGCCAGCCGCTTTCCAAGCTCACCGTGGTGGTCGAGAACGTGGACGCCGTCAAAGCCTACGACGAGCTGCTGAAGGCCGAACTTAATATCAAGAATATTGAGTTCTCGACTCTGGAGGACGCCTCCGCCCACGGTCTGAAGATTGTTCACGAGCTGCGTGTGAATGCCCGTGCGGCGGGTCCGCGCCTCGGCAAGCAGGTGCAGTTCGCCATCAAGGCGTCCAAGTCCGGCGACTGGCATGTCGATGCTGCGTCCGGTGCGCCGGTGGTCTCCACGCCGTCCGGCGACCTTGCGCTGGTCGAAGGCGAGTATGAGCTGATCAACCGTGTGGAGGAGGAGAACGCCACGGAGGCCGCCTCCTCGGTGTCCACCGCCCTGCCGACCGGCGGCTTTGCGATTCTCGACACGGCGCTTGACGCCGATCTGCTCGCCGAAGGCTATGCCCGCGACGCCATCCGCGCCATCCAGGACGCCCGCAAGGACACCGGTCTGGACATCGCCGATCGCATCTCCCTGGTGCTGACCGTTCCGGCCGCCGATGTGGCCAAGGTCGAGCAGTTCAAGGATCTGATCGCCCATGAGACGCTGGCTACCTCCTTCGAAGTGAAGGAAGGTGCCGAGCTGGCCGTTGAGGTCGCCAAGGCGTGA
- a CDS encoding LacI family DNA-binding transcriptional regulator, which yields MVTMKEIAQESGFSQATVSRLLNGDPTLSVKEETRRRIIEVSEQLGYATGSRRIVLPRRVAVLDNATREEELADAYFDELRSVLGDNARAQHMELTSFSHIDDLIANAGDFDGFISIGPSVPSSDELLKLHLVLPYGVFIDINPAPGLFDSVQPDLSQTILDALDVLVSSGKRRIGYIGGTGFTMGLHEYPEDSRLTAFRNWTERLGLDAEGLIYAQGAFTVDTGRTLGEKAANDHRDDMPDAFIVAADTIAVGVLQAFTAAGVLVPRDTSVISINNQAIAQYTSPTLTSYDIDQNEMADTAITMLAEAISSRRTLHHHTFISTTLVVRDSFVPAR from the coding sequence ATGGTCACGATGAAGGAAATCGCGCAGGAATCAGGTTTCTCGCAGGCCACGGTATCCCGGCTGCTCAATGGGGACCCGACATTGTCTGTCAAAGAGGAGACGCGACGTCGCATCATCGAGGTCAGCGAGCAGCTTGGCTACGCTACCGGATCACGCCGTATCGTATTGCCACGCCGTGTGGCCGTACTCGACAACGCCACCCGCGAGGAAGAACTGGCGGACGCCTATTTCGATGAACTGCGGTCCGTGCTCGGCGACAATGCCAGAGCCCAGCACATGGAACTCACGTCGTTTTCCCATATCGACGATCTGATTGCCAACGCCGGTGATTTCGACGGCTTCATTTCCATCGGACCGTCCGTACCTTCTTCGGATGAACTGTTGAAACTCCATCTGGTATTGCCTTATGGCGTATTCATCGACATCAATCCTGCGCCCGGCCTGTTCGATTCGGTGCAACCGGATTTAAGCCAAACCATTTTGGACGCATTGGATGTGTTGGTGTCCTCGGGCAAACGACGCATCGGCTATATCGGCGGTACTGGCTTCACGATGGGTTTGCACGAATACCCGGAAGACAGCCGATTAACCGCATTCCGCAATTGGACCGAGCGTTTGGGGCTGGATGCGGAAGGCCTGATTTACGCGCAAGGCGCGTTCACTGTGGACACCGGGCGCACTCTAGGGGAGAAAGCGGCTAACGATCATCGAGATGACATGCCGGATGCGTTCATCGTGGCTGCGGACACGATTGCAGTCGGCGTACTGCAGGCGTTTACCGCTGCGGGAGTGCTGGTGCCTCGCGATACCAGTGTGATCAGTATCAATAACCAGGCCATCGCCCAGTACACTTCGCCGACATTGACCAGTTACGATATCGATCAGAATGAGATGGCCGATACTGCGATTACGATGCTTGCCGAGGCCATCTCCAGTCGGCGCACGCTGCACCACCACACCTTCATCTCCACCACCCTAGTAGTGCGTGACAGTTTCGTACCAGCACGATAA
- a CDS encoding MalY/PatB family protein, with protein sequence MTYDFTSIMDRHGKDAIAVDGLGTDLGFAPDPPRDGFDVIPMWVADMNFPTVPTVPQAIIERAQHPVYGYFSPTDDYYNSIIDWQSTRNGVTGLTSEAIGYENGVLGGVISTLTAFAAPGDSVLLHSPTYIGFTMCIENNGYRIVHSPLKLDEHGVWRMDYEDMDKKLKEHHIHVAVFCSPHNPCGRVWERWEIEKAMEVYKANDCVVISDEIWSDLTLGNHQHIPTQSVSEDARNRTAAFYAPSKTFNLAGLVGSYHIIYNPMLRDRIVAKGSKSHYNEMNVLSMHALIGAYKPEGHEWLDELKEVLTGNVDYAYDYITKHFQGVSLAKPEGTYMLLLDCEQWCKAHGLTLAELEKRGWDVGVDWQDGSMFQAPYSIRVNLALPLSRIKEAMRRLDQYVFNA encoded by the coding sequence ATGACGTACGATTTCACGTCGATTATGGACAGGCATGGCAAGGATGCGATTGCGGTCGATGGGTTGGGAACCGACCTAGGTTTCGCTCCCGACCCACCGAGGGACGGATTTGACGTGATTCCGATGTGGGTGGCGGACATGAATTTCCCGACCGTGCCCACGGTTCCGCAGGCCATTATCGAACGCGCGCAACACCCCGTCTACGGGTACTTCTCCCCCACCGACGACTATTACAACTCCATTATCGACTGGCAATCCACGCGCAATGGGGTTACCGGATTGACCAGCGAGGCGATCGGCTATGAGAACGGGGTCTTGGGCGGCGTGATCAGTACGCTGACCGCGTTCGCCGCTCCTGGCGACAGCGTGCTCCTGCACAGCCCGACCTACATCGGGTTCACCATGTGCATCGAGAACAACGGCTATCGCATCGTCCACAGCCCGCTCAAGTTGGACGAGCACGGCGTATGGCGCATGGATTACGAGGATATGGATAAGAAGCTCAAGGAGCATCACATCCATGTGGCCGTGTTCTGCAGCCCTCACAATCCTTGCGGGCGCGTGTGGGAGCGTTGGGAAATCGAGAAGGCCATGGAAGTGTACAAGGCCAACGATTGCGTGGTCATTTCCGACGAGATTTGGTCCGATTTGACTCTGGGGAATCACCAGCACATCCCCACCCAGTCGGTCAGCGAGGACGCACGCAATAGAACCGCGGCGTTCTACGCGCCCAGCAAGACCTTCAACCTCGCCGGGCTCGTGGGCAGCTACCACATTATCTATAACCCCATGCTGCGCGACCGGATCGTGGCCAAGGGCTCGAAGTCCCACTATAACGAGATGAACGTGCTTTCCATGCATGCGCTTATCGGTGCCTACAAGCCTGAGGGGCATGAGTGGCTCGACGAACTCAAAGAGGTGCTCACCGGCAATGTCGACTACGCCTATGACTACATCACCAAGCATTTCCAAGGGGTGAGTTTGGCCAAGCCGGAGGGCACCTACATGCTGCTGCTCGACTGCGAGCAGTGGTGTAAGGCTCATGGTTTGACTTTGGCGGAATTGGAGAAGCGCGGCTGGGATGTGGGCGTCGATTGGCAGGACGGCAGCATGTTCCAGGCTCCCTACAGCATCCGTGTCAACCTTGCGTTGCCCTTAAGCCGCATCAAGGAGGCCATGCGCCGCCTTGACCAATACGTATTCAACGCGTAA